The Panicum virgatum strain AP13 chromosome 3N, P.virgatum_v5, whole genome shotgun sequence genome includes the window GACTTCTACAAATCCGACAAGCGAGACTTCCTACAAATTTGGTCGCTTTACACATAAACTACTTGGATCGCCTCTTTTCAATAGCACCATTAATTAATTATATCAGACAGTTTTTCAAGGCGCCACAGGGCTGGATTATTTGACAGGAACACGCCTAGGAAATTGCTTTCACAATGTAATCTTTTGCATATGGTAACAGGAAGCTGATTGTCAAAGTTTCCAGCTTTATATTACTTGATTTCATTCaattaaaaaaatcaagagGTCCAGCGCTCTCCAGTGCAGCAAAGTCACTTTCTGTGGCATTCAAGTCCAAAAGAGTAGGAAGTTTCCTAACTCTCTCCTGCATGAGCATCAAGCGCTatgggtaggattgtaacactcaGGTGTTAATCCATGAATTAATTGAATTAATCACCGTCATTAGCTCCAAATCTCGCGACCAATAATCAAACCAATAGTTTTCTGGCAGTCTGGGCCAGATcagcccggaccggtctgaccggtacgggcgaccggtctgaccggtctaaaccGAGCTGTTGGTTTTGGGCCCCACAGCATTTAAATcattctcttctctctcccccaACCACTCTCTTCCCTCACCAGAGCCGTGCTCCGCCCGAGCCCgagctctcttcctcctccactcTCACCTCAAACCCTAGGACCCTAATCCAACCATCCTCCATTGATCCAAGGCCAAGGGAGCTTCAATCGGGTGTGGAAAATCATCTTCTCCAAGTGCTTCATCCTTGGTTGGCTTGGATTCAAGCTCTTAAGGCAAGGACCCCAAGGTAATGGCTAGTGGGTtgatttgatctcttgttctAGGGAGAGTTAGGTAGTTTCCTTGGGCATGAACCTGTGCTTGCATCTCAGGGTAGGGCCTAGATAGAATTTGTGCTGTAGAATAGTCATTGTGGGGAGGTAAGGACTCACTCAAGGTAAATTAGGATTTTTGGATCGATCTCTTGTCCTAGAAGGTTATGTGTGGTTTCCTGATCTAGCCCTTAGAAGATATCCGGAGTCGATGGACGATTTGTGCAGCGCCAAGGAATCCTAGGTTTTGCTCtgagtaggaccggtctgaccggtctgatggaccggtctgaccggtatcacGTCAGGTCaagggggaccggtctgaccggtgttggggaccggtctgaccggtgatagCTGAGCTGAGGGGGTGCAGTTAGGGTTAGTTGGCAGATTGTTAAGAATTAGTTTGGTTTATTCttacttatatttttttataaactcatgcatgcattctcatgtcatatgcatatgcatacgtgtagtagccgcggcggaggaggtcgtattCGAGGTGGTTGCGAAGCCACAGGAGCCCCAAGGGCAAGCCCCACAGCAGGAGGTTCGCGTGgagccggcccaaggcccggctAACCCCAGTACTGAGCAGCAGgcacaaggcaagccccggtgcacatccctctattttaaattatggcacatatatatatatatgttcctgttacttgtgcattatgtgtaggaattatttggaaccctagttgcatgattccctAGGAttcctgagttatactagtatgtatagggcgatagaagtgctatgcttaatagtctcgatagaagtcgagtgactcctgtcactcgcgagatatagggaaactttagaagccgagtaattgccggttacttGCGAGATACATTATTGTCCTTATACTTCAGTAATTTAGAAATGGAATGGTATGGttatggagatgtgagaccgggcggggatgatggtattaggtttggcagcaggacagggttcctgggtgtcttagctccgtccgtgtcgattaaggaccggtcgttgtggcagtgctgatcggggattgaattgtactaaccgcatgccggaagtaggaggtagtcgaaaccggtaagccgagtactgctttacttcgaaagtacagaacttctacccaccccttagggcaagtcgagtggccgcggagaattgggatgcataagtTTAcctttggtggtctctcgtagggctcgactgactatatgcaggtggggcggttctgtagttcgaggcggggaggggaaaggttggcgcgtggggtccgacggggcttttgcatgccgtgttggttaggtccaccttgcaaggttaaatcggatcgattcgccgtgtctcgcggttatgagggccttgatctctttgtcacaccgtagcaaatgAGATAGAATATTAGAAACATAAAAATGGATACTATTCTGAAATCTTAATTTGTATGCCCCAACTTGGGTGTTTAGATAGGCAAACCTTAGTAAGAGTCTATCTATCTAAAATATGTGGCTAAAATATGGGAAGTAATGATACACCtctagttgctttttctgcaaaacaaaccaccagccaaaggccgtgcatgtctagatatgtgggctaggttatacccactggtcgggtaagccttgctgagtattagaatactcaggttttgttgccaccattattatttcaggaccccaggacgtcgacttctgcccctgttgcGTCAAGTTCATCTGCCGAGATGCAGAGAGGTGACAGGtcgtggagcgagacccttaggttaggggTTTGTCGGGTTGCACACTCGAGGGCGGAGTGTTCAGTCTATCTGTTTTGTCGGGACCGGTCTggtggactggtctgaccggtatccCTTAGGCAGGTGCATGCacgccggtctgaccggttctcctagccggtctgaccggtgttgtTAGGCTGAGAGTGGGCAGCAGTGTAGGGTAGTTTGTTTTAGTGTAGTTTCTTTCAAGTTTTAACTTTAGTCCTCCAGTTGTAAATTTGTGAGGGTTCCAACTTATGtaaattaattttgtatttgaaactcggtttgtaaattTAAAGTTCTATCACGCATCATTGTATAATTTCAAGTatttgtgtcgtgcttgtaccatctgtgcccaccttcgcgtgggactaccggtgttgtttcgatcgggccgtgggttgagaaaagatcgccaaattaagccgttaaacTAATGCGCCCGATGAGTTCAAATGAtgaccattacgcttaatttagaattttaatttgacggttctgTCAGTCACTTTCTGTGGCATTCAAGTCCAAAAGAGTAGGaagcttcctctctctctcctgcatGAGATGAGCATCAAGCGCTATGGGTCAACCAACCATGAAAGGCAGCGTATGTCCATCGTGGCCGTTCGAAGAAGCTCACTCTTCTCAAGGACTTGGAGTGCCCACCACTATCGCGTCCAGGTTGCCTGATGCGGAATTGAAATCCCATACTGCAGAATTTACTTGACAAACCAGTAGCGACCAATCAATATCAGACTGCCAATATTTGCAGGCACAAACAGGTCTAAATAAGTCCACTACAAACCAGGTCTAAATAAGTCCAGTACAAACCAATCTTCAGAGTACAATAGTATAAAAAGGTACCAGAAAATCGCAGCTCAGAAAATTAACTTTGAAGGTGCATAAAAGTACCCCAGCATCACCATAAGAGTGCAAGCACTCGAAATAAAACGCCAGGTAGGCAAGGTAGGTGGATACTGCTCGCTCAAAGCAGCAGCTCAGCATCCATCTTAGCAGTAAAACATGACACGCTTCACGTTTTCCTTGAGGGCAGGTAGAGGTCTCACAGCAGCAGTCCCAACAGCCCTGGAGCTGCGAGAACTCCCAGGTGGAGGGACACGGCTCGCTCCAGCACCGCTTACCATCGACCCACTGTCAGAGGTATCTGGCTCCATGTAAAAGCGAGCTCGGAAGGCTGCCAAATGAGCATAGTATGCAGGAGGCACTGCAAGCAGTCCAGTAAAATTGTTAGCGTTCTGTCTTGCATTACCACCCGACCTAAAAGGTGGTGTTGGAGTAATATACTCAAGGTCAAGTTGCACTTACCAACTGATACTGAGCGTGTGCACCTAGCATACCTGCAAATATTGATATTGTTTTTGGTAAGTCGGCAGTTAAAAGGAGTTCAATATAAAAGAACAGATATGCTGAGCGGTAAATATTACGTGTAGCACAAGTTGTTGGTGAGAGATTGTAACCCATCAGCCGTAAACTTATTCTCATCCCACAGAACATGATAATGTGCGGGGCGGCTTGTTCCCTAAAAGGACCCCAAATCAGCAATCAACTTATTCCATCATATAGTGTAGTAGAAACTAAATGGAATCCAGCAATGAGATAGGGAATCTCAACCTGAATGCCAGCATGGCTACACAGGTAGAAATCAAACTCAGTGGGATGGCAAATCTTTGAATCCACCACAGTGCCTATATgtagaattaaaaaaaatcacagaCATAAGATTAGGCAAGCTAATCTATCCCCCTAAAAAGATAAGAATATACAGGGTAAGCTCAAAAtataatatgaaatgcataGAGAACTAACCAGGCAGTATGTTTCCACTTCTATCAACAGAACGCTGATCATTGTGGTTGTTAGCAAACAATCTAGTGTGATGACGCTTCTGGACCACTACAAAAGTAACTGGAGGCTGGTAGTTGGGCTCCAACGATGCGCAGGCCTGTAACCATAGTACAAAGGGTGGTCAGAGGAAAATTAGCGGTGAAGAACATCATCAGGAATGCACTTAAAAATTGAGTTCACCTTTCTAATGGCATCAAGCTCATATAACAAAACTTGATAGAACTGCCCCTCGCTAACACCATCCCTGAAAGTAATACATGGTTTAATATACTGGGAATCATTGTCAGAAAAGGTGCCCATGAGCAAAGATAGGAACCTGTAGAATATGATCCTCTGGGGTTTCTGTCCTGTTGACCTCCTGAAAGAAATGAGAAGTTCCCTGCACAATCAACAAAAGTTATACATACAGCAGGATCCACACATGGAGAAGTGAATGGATCTCATTTATCTCCATAAATATCATACCTGACCATGCCACCAGTGACAGTCCCTCTTTGGGGATCTTGCCATACTTTGAAAAGATCCTGTATCAACTCTTGGCGATGGGCTTGGGCACTCACTAATCCTGCATACTTGGTGACCTCCGGCCAGTCTTGAGAAGCAACCACCTAGGGAGGGAGATACATGGAGAGGAAAAAGATAGTGAAACTTCAACCAAGAAAAAGAACATATTTTCtggtctttctttgtcagaatAGTGCCACACTTACAGCTGCAATGGAAGGACTAGAATCTTCTCCAGGATGGGGATGGGTAACATCAGCACCAAATATAATGGTTGGTCTGTCACTGACAAGGGGAATTCTCCTTGCCAAAGCATCTACAAGCACAGTATTCCTTCCCCCAACCTGAAAAGTAGGAAAACTATAAGAGACGAGTCTAGTGTTAAAGTAAAAAATTAGAAGAGTTGGGGTGCAATGTTACCTTAACATTTATTTTAAGGGCAACATTTGCAAGATACTGCTGTTTGTTCGCCTTGAAAACATGTTTAGTTAGACAACATTGGGAGACCAAGCCAAGATCAGTCTCACAGATCCTTTTGAGATCCCCTGAAGAATGAAAACAATACTAATAACAAAGTCTATTCATTGGGCAAATTGTTTGAGTCTTTTGGAAGAGAGCACATACCATAAAGTGAGCCATTATTGTCGGGCAGTATTACAATCAGCAGGTCAAGTTCTCGGCCCTGAGGTCTGAGTATGTTCATGGCATCTTGATAGCATCCCTTTAGTGCTCTTTCAACATGTTCAGGCCTCGCAGTCGATGGTGGTAGCACAGATTGAAGTGCAAAGTCCTAGAAGAACAGAATATGAAGGGCAAATGACACAAACAAAAACCAAAGTGACAAACAGATAACTGTATTGAAGTTCTATCTGATTCACACGTACCATTCCAGATACTTGGCACATCTGAGCCAGCTCATGACAGAAACTCCTGGCAGCATTATCTTGCACATTGCGTGAGAAGTTAATGCATGCCCAGCTGCTAACTCTACCGCCATTGACCATTTTCTACCATACAAAATAACAGAAAATAATAAGCAAGACACAAGTTAATATTTGTTAATGAATAATGATCATCAACCAGGGGAAAACAAAAGGCAAGCTACAGGTTGAAATAGATTATATATGGCTAAAGTAATGTGAATGGCATATGGGTATAATGTAGAGAAACTAAGCTTAGCTCAGTTGTTGGGAGGTGTGGGTGTACACCCCTAGCACCCATGTTAGAGTCCTCTTTGGTTTAAATTAGGGTGCTTCTTTCTTTCTTATTATTTACATTGTCACCTAGTTAATCCTAGGTTGGTCGAGTTTTTCATTTAATGGCCAATTTCAGTGGTAAAGTGCTATAAATAATAGTCGCAAATTAACAAGCAGGTAGTTGCATGTAAAAGGTAAAACAAGAGCAAAGTTTCAGATAAGCCACACATTGATGATACAGTTTTGCTAGTAAATCATGCAAAATTCCTCGAGAAAATTTCCGTATTAAACTACACGAGCACATGGAACTGTGAGATGACAGAAACAATATGTAGGTGACTGCCAAAACCCAGAGGATTTCATAAGTCATCAGCAGCTAGCAAGCTATATATAAACAATTTCATTACTGTATTGTTCACGTTATGCTCAAAGTCTCAGATAACGGCTTGAAAGCATGATATCATGCTTCAAGGTTGGCAACCGTGGCTGCTGAGCTAACTTCCAACCTTTTTGTAAATAATATAAGATTTTTCAACAAATGGTTGGAGCTATATCATGTCTTTCTCCTCTAATAGTTTCATAAGGTGAATAACTGAGTACGCCTGAAGGAATTTTCATAAACAGCGGAATTTATCTTGATTTCTCAGGACTGTCATAACAAGCCATACCTTATTCATCATGTTCCACTGTCCGACTCTTGGCAAAACATCCTTCTCTCTGCCACTGTCATGGTATTTCAGCTATTACACAAAAAGTAGAATACCAGGTCAAAGAATGTCCAAAGATGCAAATCAACTGCTAAACCACAGATGAAAACTCACTAACCCTTGGGGGAGGCAGAACACGAGCTTCGACGGATGCAAGACGCTCATCAATCCTTATGCCAAATTCTTGTGCATATGGATCTTCAAAGTATGCATTGTGATGCACAGTCTGATCAAAATAAGGCAAACAAGAGATTTAGAACCATCAGTTCAAATTGATTAATCTTCATGAATCATGAAGGCACTAGCTACTTAAATGAAAATatgcaacacacacacacacacacacacacacacacacacacacacacacacacacacacacacacatttacCCAGATGCACGCACCCACCCGCCCACAGGGAGGGACTCACACATTTAAGGGATTGCTATAGACTCACCACACTCACGAATTAGACGACCAGATCACTAATGTCAATTAATTGTTACATATAAAACAATAATTCTTAATAATAGACGGTACTCTTCACCAGGACATATAAGTTTGCTTTGCATGAATAACTTTCTAATCAAGTAATTATCATTTTCTAAATACACTGGtattgctactgctgctgcagcaACTCCTTCTATGCCTAAGTCAAAGTGTCAAACCAAGAAATATGATCTGTAATCACCTGCAGGATGTCTTTCTCACGCTCTTGAGGACGCTGGCAAGTCACTTTCAGTAGAGCAGTGATCTGCTTCTCATTGAGTCGTTTTGAGTAACGCTGTCCCTCAACTATCTTACAGACCTAGTATTTCAAACCATTCGCAAGTTGTCAAAACATGCTGAAGCTGGATATAGAAATTAGAAATCATATGGATAGATAAACATAATATAATATATCAATTGCAATTGAGCTAGTTAGCCACTAACCTCCATAGGCAGATAATTTGGTCTTTGTTGATTGCCCACTTGCAAGCAAGGCAAAGAAGTGTGCTGAATACTGAAGCCATAAGTCTCCAGGAAGTATTGCACCACAGTCTTCACAGTACCACGATCATCAATAGGGAATCTATGCAGGAACAAAGAAATCATGTCAGCAAATTATTCCTTGCACTATCAATCCATGCAAAGCTAGGGAACATGTACGTACGATAACTCCCTTGTTGCCTGTGAAGTGAGGCCAGAGATACGATATTTCCTTCGCATGTTCCCTCGGTGTGTGACTTCGACTTTTACACCTCGTAGAGCTTTTTTAATCTGCAAAGGGAGAATAAAAATGAAAAGTGACGTGGCATAAACCAAattttctatcaagaaactttCGGTAATTAATCAAACCTTCACACGATCAGAATCAGATAACGGTCTAACTGAGATGTCTCTGTTAAGAAGCTGAGCAACGAAATCAATAACAGGGAGGGGCTCAATAAATGCAGTAGAGGACATATCTGCAACAAAAGAAATCAAGCAACCGCAACATTTCAGATAAGGCAGTATAAGTAGTGTCAAAACTGAAAGCGACATGACAAAATGAATCAACATGAGAATGATGGTATCTAACCAATATTTAGAGAAAGACCCATCTGTGTGGGCCTTATGCTTTGGTAGAAACCCcgccaagtttccaaaccctCACCAAGTTGCTGGCGTCTCCCTAAGTTGGGAGAATAAAATGATCTACCAACAGGACAATACCTACACcagaaatgaaaagaaaatgggGACTTTGCCACAGGAAAATAACTCTAACAAAATACCATTATCTCAAAGATTACCTGGCAGTAGGCAATTCACGTAGTACAATGTCAAGTACTTGAAGAGCCTCTTGAGGAGCATCTGGTTGCCTCCCAGCTAGAAACATAGCCAGATGGTGGAGATCAGCGCGGGCAGCAAATTTGATCACCACCTTAAATACCCTTTCGCGCCTTAAAACATAAAGAATGTCAGTTCGAAATTTTGGGTGTGTTTTAAGCACAAACATGTTAAAACATAAAGAACGCCCGTACGAAATTTTGGATGTGTTTTAAGCACAAATACGTCAAAACATAAAGAATGCCAGCAAGAAATTTTGGATGTGTTTTAAGCACAAATACGATAGCACCAGCAATACCTTTGGCCTCCACCAGGACTAGCCTCCTCATCTTGCAGAGTAATTTCAAATGCCCTAGATGTAAATGGCAATGGTCCCGCTGTATAAAGGCTCTTCCTTCCATCATATGCAGGTAGACGCCCATCCAAATGAGACTGTCTATAAAGAGTTACAAGCTGTCCCATGACAGCACGATTGACGCCACGTGAAGTAACCTCAGGCGTAATAGAAACCTGGTGACAATAGGCTGGTTATCAGAAATCACATATTGACATATAAGAAGTATAGTGAAGAATTATGTTTTCTTATTACAGACTTACATCGTAGTGGTGAAGGTCTTTATCAGGCAGCTCAGCAAAGAAATGATTTGCCTTCACGATGCACCTGGAGCCATAAGTACCCTTGCCAGGGCGCAATGGGAATTTAACTGATTTGCTTGATGCCGGTGCCATCTGAATGGCTTGGCTGGTTGAACTCTCACCACGAATAGCAAGTTGCTGAAACTGTTGCTGGACTTGTCCAGTGCTCACCACAGCCTCCGTAGGCTGCGAGGAAGAGCCAGCTGCCGGTGGGGATGGTGATACCGCCACAGGGGGTTGATATTGGACATATGGGGCTTGGTGCAGCTCGGGAACTGATCTCGATGGACCTGGAGGAACACTTGGTCCAACACTACCTCCCCCACGCCCGCCGTAGTGTGGCTGAGGCACTCCCCCTCTGGGGCGTGGACCACCACATCCCTGGTACTCCTGCGATTGATACTCAGGTGGTCCACCACCAGGATGTTGTGAAGGTGGGACTCCACGGCCCTGGTATCCACCACGGCCCTGGTAATCACGCAGTTGAGCATCAAGTGGCCCACCAGGATGTTGTGAAGGTGGGCCTCCACGGCCCTGATACCCACCACGCCCCTGGTAGTCGCGCGGTTGAGACTCAGGTGGCCCTCCACGGCCCTGATATCCACCACGGGCCTGGTGTTGCCCTCCACCACGGGCACCTTGTTGAGGCAGTAAACCACGTCCTCCCCCATGCTGTGGAGTTGTCTCAGGTCGCTGTGAGGAGCCCTGTCCAGGCGCTCCAGGAGCCTCCCCAGAACTCTCTCCAGGGCCAGTTCTTTTCTTCCTAACCATGATGGACCCTGGCATGacacatacaagagcatcaaaACAGATTTAGTAGCGCATGAAAATGATGTATCATGTATGTGATACACACACTCAATGAGAGCAGGATATGCGATACACACACTCATTGAGAGCAGGATATGTGATACACACATTGCAGGGACACGAAGCGACAGCAGGGTGTGCGATACACACATTGCAGGAAGCCAGGAACACACAACTACAGCAAGATATCTATCCTCTGAGAATTAAGATGAACTACCCCTGAAGGGTTTACTCTATCTAATCTATAAATATACAACAGCAgtgttataaaaaaatataaatacaaCGATGGAACCACAATGGTGCGATGAACAACAAGAAAATAGCGCGTGAGACGTGTAGAAGTGCAACTTGTACTACACCAAGTAATATGACGATGAGGGTCCTGGGGTGTTTCTGAGTTCTATGTTTCCGGCTATCGATCTGACGTTACGATTCAGCAACACAATTGGACCAATCTAGTGGCCGACTAATTCATCTGTGAGTTGTTAGGGGATCAGGGGTGGTGACGCGAGCAGATCAGGGGCGGACCCAGTACAGGACATGGGTGTGCACATGCACACCCGATAATTGTTgcaacgagagagagagagagaaaaaaaacgaAGTTAGTAGGTAAAGTTACggtcagatccgaatacaaatagcGCTTGCATTAGGGTTCTGGGTGTTGGATTCCGCGCAGCAGGAAGGGAAGAAGGGAGTGGGCGCGCGTACCCCTGCCGGATGCCCGTCGCCGGCGAAGCGCCCCGCGAAGAACCGCGCGAGGAGGGCGCCACTCGCCCTGTCGTCGCCTCGCCGCTAGTCGAGGGAGTGAGGGGGGAGGCGCGTTGGAGGGAGAGGAGAAAGAAACCGGCAAGGGAAAAGGTCTAACCGTGAGCGAGACCCCGCGCGTATCATGTAGGCTAGCGACGTGGTGGGTTAGACCGTCCACAGCGATAGGAGTAAATGGAGGAGTAAatctactgtttggcactgtagatgcactgtttggcactgtagacagagaaggcgtgggaaacgaggcaagagcaaatttgctcttgctcttgccattgTGGACAGCGTACGAGAAACTGGGAAAGAGGAGGGCACCAGGTTTTTTTCTCAACAAGAAGACTTCAACGTCATCGCGTCCCGCATCGCGTCGATGTCGAGTCTGGTcactggcaggtgggcccagcAACCCTCTTCTTCATCCTCGGCATCCCCTGTTTCCATCGGTACGGTCGTGGGCACGACATCAGATGCGTCCACAACACCGATAGACG containing:
- the LOC120667107 gene encoding protein argonaute 1B-like, with protein sequence MVRKKRTGPGESSGEAPGAPGQGSSQRPETTPQHGGGRGLLPQQGARGGGQHQARGGYQGRGGPPESQPRDYQGRGGYQGRGGPPSQHPGGPLDAQLRDYQGRGGYQGRGVPPSQHPGGGPPEYQSQEYQGCGGPRPRGGVPQPHYGGRGGGSVGPSVPPGPSRSVPELHQAPYVQYQPPVAVSPSPPAAGSSSQPTEAVVSTGQVQQQFQQLAIRGESSTSQAIQMAPASSKSVKFPLRPGKGTYGSRCIVKANHFFAELPDKDLHHYDVSITPEVTSRGVNRAVMGQLVTLYRQSHLDGRLPAYDGRKSLYTAGPLPFTSRAFEITLQDEEASPGGGQRRERVFKVVIKFAARADLHHLAMFLAGRQPDAPQEALQVLDIVLRELPTARYCPVGRSFYSPNLGRRQQLGEGLETWRGFYQSIRPTQMGLSLNIDMSSTAFIEPLPVIDFVAQLLNRDISVRPLSDSDRVKIKKALRGVKVEVTHRGNMRRKYRISGLTSQATRELSFPIDDRGTVKTVVQYFLETYGFSIQHTSLPCLQVGNQQRPNYLPMEVCKIVEGQRYSKRLNEKQITALLKVTCQRPQEREKDILQTVHHNAYFEDPYAQEFGIRIDERLASVEARVLPPPRLKYHDSGREKDVLPRVGQWNMMNKKMVNGGRVSSWACINFSRNVQDNAARSFCHELAQMCQVSGMDFALQSVLPPSTARPEHVERALKGCYQDAMNILRPQGRELDLLIVILPDNNGSLYGDLKRICETDLGLVSQCCLTKHVFKANKQQYLANVALKINVKVGGRNTVLVDALARRIPLVSDRPTIIFGADVTHPHPGEDSSPSIAAVVASQDWPEVTKYAGLVSAQAHRQELIQDLFKVWQDPQRGTVTGGMVRELLISFRRSTGQKPQRIIFYRDGVSEGQFYQVLLYELDAIRKACASLEPNYQPPVTFVVVQKRHHTRLFANNHNDQRSVDRSGNILPGTVVDSKICHPTEFDFYLCSHAGIQGTSRPAHYHVLWDENKFTADGLQSLTNNLCYTYARCTRSVSVVPPAYYAHLAAFRARFYMEPDTSDSGSMVSGAGASRVPPPGSSRSSRAVGTAAVRPLPALKENVKRVMFYC